The following coding sequences lie in one Syngnathoides biaculeatus isolate LvHL_M chromosome 16, ASM1980259v1, whole genome shotgun sequence genomic window:
- the LOC133514436 gene encoding zinc finger protein ZFP2-like encodes MTSYQYIRHFVNERLAAAAEEIAGVFINTIVEYEEEIGRQRRLLDDFQKPRIKLDRREHQEQDVDEQQAVFSGSSWSSEDRENPEPPQIKEEPCTSHDGDEWEMKQEWDNIRLISVCQESHTRDNHAPDSSECLNHFEEWHCDKNAVLHNTDADKSQQVKTAEDGDLRSKTFVEGEIKQKLDKNSSHDLQQQDAHKQQEGLTRSSWSDVDEEVFEPRQVKEEPCTSQEEEGLEIKHKMDTCMHLPISQGSSHKDDGIVSAMLTNAEPTIKHGRHSQNPRTRIHKGEKRCICSMCGKRFYNKTTLKLHIMSHTGEKPYACDICGNRFTVIAMLNRHKKIHTGDKPYPCGHCEKRFSDKTALRVHMRTHTGEKPYPCDVCEKRLSSATALKVHMRTHTGEKPFCCNTCGGTFRAKTALKSHMRIHTGDKPYTCDFCDKRLSSTTALKVHLRTHTGEKPYPCDMCQKRLSSTTALKIHMRTHTGEKPFSCNICGSRFRAKATLKIHMRIHG; translated from the exons ATGACTTCATACCAGTACATTCGGCATTTTGTCAACGAGCGATTAGCTGCGGCTGCGGAAGAGATTGCTGGAGTCTTTATAAATACTATTGTCGAGTATGAAGAGGAGATCGGACGTCAGCGCAGGCTTTTAGATGACTTTCAGAAACCTCGAATAAAGCTGGACAGAAGAG AGCACCAAGAACAAGATGTCGACGAGCAACAGGCAGTTTTTTCTGGTTCCTCTTGGTCCAGTGAGGACCGAGAAAACCCAGAACCTCCTCAAATTAAAGAGGAGCCCTGCACCAGTCATGATGGAGATGAGTGGGAAATGAAACAGGAGTGGGATAACATAAGACTAATTTCAGTTTGTCAGGAAAGTCACACCAGAGACAACCATGCTCCGGACTCGAGTGAATGTCTGAATCACTTCGAAGAATGgcactgtgacaaaaatgccGTTTTGCACAACACCGATGCAGATAAGAGCCAACAAGTCAAAACAGCTGAGGATGGTGATCTGAGATCAAAGACATTTGTGGAGggagaaataaagcaaaaactCGACAAAAACAGCAGTCACG ACTTGCAACAGCAAGATGCTCACAAGCAACAGGAGGGTCTCACTCGGTCGTCCTGGTCGGACGTGGATGAAGAAGTGTTTGAACCTAGACAGGTAAAAGAAGAACCTTGCACCAGTCAGGAGGAAGAGGGACTGGAAATAAAGCACAAAATGGATACCTGTATGCATCTTCCCATTAGTCAGGGAAGTTCACATAAGGATGATGGAATTGTGTCCGCAATGCTGACAAATGCTGAGCCAACTATAAAGCATGGCAGACACAGTCAAAATCCACGCACACGGATCCACAAAGGGGAAAAACGGTGTATTTGCAGCATGTGCGGGAAACGATTTTACAATAAAACAACACTGAAACTTCACATAATGAGCCACACGGGCGAGAAACCGTATGCTTGCGACATCTGCGGGAATCGATTTACTGTAATTGCCATGTTGAACCGGCACAAGAAGATCCACACAGGTGATAAACCGTATCCCTGTGGCCACTGCGAAAAGAGATTTAGTGACAAAACGGCACTGAGGGTGCACATGAGGACTCACACGGGTGAGAAGCCTTACCCTTGTGACGTGTGCGAGAAAAGGCTCAGCAGCGCCACTGCCCTCAAAGTTCACATGAGGACTCACACGGGAGAGAAACCGTTCTGCTGCAACACCTGCGGGGGCACTTTCCGTGCCAAGACGGCGCTGAAAAGCCACATGCGGATTCACACCGGCGATAAACCGTACACCTGTGACTTCTGTGACAAAAGACTGAGCAGCACGACAGCGCTCAAGGTTCACTTGAGGACTCACACGGGCGAGAAACCGTACCCTTGCGACATGTGCCAGAAAAGACTGAGTAGCACCACGGCACTCAAAATTCACATGAGGACTCACACGGGAGAGAAACCGTTCTCATGCAACATTTGCGGGAGTCGATTTAGAGCAAAGGcgacattaaaaatacatatgagaATCCATGGGTGA